The Tessaracoccus flavus genome includes the window TGACGGCCGTCGAGGTGCAGGACTACGTCGCCATGTACCAGCCCGATCCCGAGCTGCGCCTGTCGCCGCTCATCTCGCCCCTACTCGCCGAGGATCTGTCCGGGCTGCCGCGGGCGCTGGTCGTGACCGCGGAGTACGACCTGCTCCGCGACGAGGGGGAGGCCTTCGGCCACGCCCTCCGCGCGGCCGGCACACCCACCCGCATCGAGCGGATCGACGGCGCTCTGCACGGCTTCATCGGGCTGCCGCGCCTCTCGCGGCACGTCACGACGGCGTATCAGCTCGTCACGGACTTCCTCGACGGCAACCTGGCGGACAGCCGGCCCCCGCCATCTCCGTCAGCGGGGAGACGTGGATGACGAGGGTCTCAGCTCAGCGCCGGCCATGGGTGCGGCTCGACAACGCCGCCAACATCTTCCTCGCCGCCCGCAGCGATGTCGACAGCAAAGTCTTCCGCCTGGCCGCAGAACTCGACGAGCCAATCGACCCGGAGGTGCTGCAGGAAGCGCTGGACCGTGTGTACGCGCAGTACCCCCTCTTCAGCGCGGTGCTGCGGCAGGGCGTGTTCTGGTACTACCTCCAACAGTCGGACCTGCGCCCCAGCGTCGCGGAGGAGACGGGGCCGCCGGTGCAGCACCTCTACCACCATCAGCGCCATGACCTGCTGTTCCGGGTGCTGTACCGAGGCCGACGGATCTCGGTAGAGGTCTTCCATGCCCTGACCGACGGCACGGGCGCACTGTGGTTCTTCGAGGATCTTCTGACCGAGTACGTGGGCCTACGGCACGTCGAGGAGTTCCGCACGGTGCAAGGAGCAACCGAGCTGAAGCAGGATTTCACCGTAGACGCGTTCACGCACTGGTTCCGCTCATCCTCGGCGCCGGTGACCTTCGAGGACGACGCCACTGCCGCTGTCGAGTCCCCGTCCACCGAACTGCCGGCCGAGGTCGACGACGGGCCGCCCACGACGACCCGACGCCGCCACCGGCGTCGCGACGTGCTGCGCGGCACCCATTCCCCAGACCTGCGCACACGGGTGATCGAGCTGTCCATGCCGGTGGGCCCCGTCCTGCGGCTGGCCAAGGCCGAGGGCGTCTCGCTGACGATCTACCTCCTGGCAGTCTTTTTCGACTCGGTGCGACGGACACAGGTACCGGCCCAGTCGCTGCCCCGCACGCTCACGTGCTCGGTCCCGGTGAACCTCCGGCAGTTCTTTCCGACCGCGTCCGGACGCAACTTCTTCGCCACCACGCTGCTCGCGCACACATACACCGGCGACAGCGGCGAGGACTCCATTTCGGGCGTGTGCGCAGACCTCGACCGGCAGTTCCGCCAGGTCCTCACCAAGGAAGGGCTTGCCCGCAAGATCCGTCGCCTCGTGCGCTTCGAGCGCAACCCTGCGTTGCGGATCATCCCGCGGCCGCTCAAGGATGTGATCCTCGCGTCGGTCAACGCCCTGTCCAACCGCGGCATCACGCTGGCCATCTCGAACCTGGGGCGCGTGGTGCTACCCGAGCCGGTGGCGCGGCACACGGGCCGTCTCTACCTCCATGTCGCGGCCGTCCGGCCGCAGTTCGGCGCGGTCAGCCACGGCGACCAGCTCACCATCTCGTTCACGTCCCCGTTCATCGAGACCGACTACCACGCCGCGTTCGTCCGGCACCTGACCAGCGCGGGGATCCCTGTGGAGATCACCGCCAGCCGGGTCACCGCCGACGAACTGGCCGAGGTGGCCGGGCCGACAGACCACGACATGGAGGCGACGGACGCATGAGGCTGTGCGCGTCCTGCGGGGGACAGGTGGCGGGGGAGTGGGCCGAATGCCCGCTGTGCCGAGTGGAACTCGACCCCGTTGAGGCGAGGCTGGCCAGCAGGGAGATCTTCCCGGCGCCCCCGCTTCGCTTCGATCGACGACAGGTCTGGGCGGCCGTGGTGGCGTTGTCTGTGCTGGTCCTCATCGTCTCATTCGCCGCACCGGCGCTGGTTCCGGGCCTCGTCGCTCCCGTGCGCACCGTGTGGCTGTCGGTCGCGGTGGTCTGGCTCGTGGTGATCGCGGCCGTCCAGCGCCGACGTAACGTCGGGAGCCTGGTGGGCTGGCTCGTCCTGCTGCTGTCCGTGGCTGCCGTCGTCTGGAACCAGTACGACGGCCCCGACTTCTGGGCCACGACATGGGTCATCCCAGCCATCTGTACGGCCGCCAACCTCGCCCTCGGCGTCATCGTCTGGATCGTCCGCCTCGACCCGCAGGAGCATCTGGCGAAGGCGCTCCTCGTCGGGCTGATCGGCCTCGTGCCGGGGTTGTTCGTCCTCTTCGGGTGGGTCGCAACACCTCTACCGGCGTTGATCTGCGTGGGGTTCAGCCTGCTGGTGGTGTCACTCATCCTCATCATCCGGCCGCGCCAACTCGGGTCAGCGCTCCGCCGGCGGCTGCACCTCTAGACGAGCGGTTGCCTAGACTTCCTGCATGCACAGTCACTTCGACGATCAGGCCGCCACGTGGGACGAGGACCAGTCCAAGATCGAGCGGGCGCGCACGATCGCCGACGCCATCGTCGAGAGCCTTCGGCTGAACGTTCGGGATGCGACGGGCCCACGTCGTCACCGCCGAGGGCGAGCGGGAGATGACGCCGCTGAAGGGCTCGTGGGAGTACCGGCGGGCGAAGTTCTCCGCCCGGCAGCCCGCGCTCGCGGTCGCCGGGGTCGTCGTCGCGGCCATCCTGCTGCTGGCGGCCCTGTTCCTGGAGGTCACGCAGTCGGTCCAGTGGGTGACGCGAGCCGAATGGTTCGACGCGGTCTCACGCTGGGAGTACACCGCGCCCGTCGACCTCCCCCTGGCCGCCAACGTCGGCATCACCCTGCTCGGCATCCTCGCGGCCGCCTATTGTGCGGTGAACCTGCGCCACCGCTGGCTCTACAGCGACTGAGGACGCCGTCGGGCGCGGTGCCGAAATTATGGAGTGCGCTCACTGCCACTGAGCCCACTGGGGAGGCCTTAGTGGCAGAAATCCCACCCCGAAATCAGTCCACCAGGTCCGCGTCGTGCACCAGGAGCGCCACCTGGGTGCGGTTGGTGCAGCCGAGCTTGGCCAGGATTCGCGTCACGGTGGCCTTCACCGTCGCCACCGACTGGTAGAGCTTCGTGGCGATCTCCGCGTTCGACAGCCCGCGGCCGAGCTCGACCGCCACCTCGAGTTCCCGCTCCGACAAGCCGTCCAGCTCCGCCCGGGCCCGCCGGGTCCGCTCGTCGCCGGGATGCGACGTGGCCGCCGCGATCACCGCCGACACCACCTGTGGCGACAGCGCCCGCTCCCCGTCCGCGGCCCGGCGGATCGCCTCCACCATCTCCGGCGGGGCGGTGTCCTTCAGCAGGAATCCGTGGGCGCCGGCCCGCAGCGCCTCGACGACGAGGTCGTCGGACGAGAAAGTCGTGAGGACGATCACCTTGGGTGGGTCCGGGAGCGCCAGCACCTGCCGGGTGGCGGCGACCCCGTCGACGCGCGGCATGCGGATGTCCATGAGGACGATGTCCGGCCGGTGTGCCTCGACGAGCGGGACCGCGTCGGCCCCGTCGGCGCCCTCCCCGACGATCTCGAAGCCGGACCGGCCGCCGCCCAGCAGCATGCCGAGCCCCGCGCGAACGAGCGCGTCATCGTCGATGATGACCAACCGGATCGTGTGCACGTCGTCAGCCTACGCCGGGGCCCACGCGAGCCAGGCGTCGACGACGAAGTGGCCGTCCACCTCGCCCGCGGTCATGTGGCCCCCCGCCAGGTCGACCCGCTCCTCGAGCCCGACGAGTCCCAGCCCGGCGCCGGGCGACGTGGCGGCGACGAGGCTCAGCGGGTTGCTGATCCTCAGGGACAACCCCATCTCCGGGCCGCCGGCGATGACGATCTCGACGGGCGTGCCGGGCGCGTGCCGGGCGGCGTTGGTGAGCGCCTCCTGCGCGATGCGGTAGGCGTGCCGGCTGACGGTCTGCAGGGGCTCGGCCTCGAGCCGGTCGTCGAGGACGACCTGGTGGCCGGCCTCGCGGTGCCCCTCGACGAGCGCGGGCAGGTCCGCGAGCGTGGGCTGCGGCTTGGCGGGGGCGCCGCCGTCGGTCTGGCGCAGTTGCCCGAGGATCATGCGGAGTTCGGCGAGCGCGTCGTGGGCGCTGGCTCGGATGGTCTCGCCGGCCTGCCGCACCTCGTCGGGCGCGAGGTCGTCGCGGTACGCCAGCGCTCCGGCGTGCAGCGAGATGAGGGTGATCTTGTGTGCGAGGACGTCGTGCATCTCGCGGGCGATGCGGTTGCGCTCCTCGGCCTTGGCGTTCTCGCGCTCCAACCGCTGCTGGCGCTCCGCCAGCTCGAGCCGGGCCTGGATCGCGGCCTCCTCGCGGCGCCGCGACCCGAGGTAGCTGCCGAGCGCGCCCAGGGCGACGACGGAGATCCCGGACAGCACGACGGCGCCGGCGACGTCCGACGGCGTGGGCAGCTCCGACTCCACGACGGTGCCGAGGGTGAAGCAGACTACGTCGAGGAGGCCCACCAGTACCGTCGCCCGCGTCCGGAGGTGGGTGGCCAGACTGAGATACGCCCACCCCGACACCAGCCAGAGCGACGGGAACGGGAGCATCAGCAGGCTGAGCGCCACCGTAAGGGTGACGGGGTGGCGACGGCGCCAGCGCATCGCCACGAGGCCCAGCACCAGCGCGACGGCATTCGCCACGAGCGCCCAGTACCGACCCTCGAGCCCCAGCGGCAGGAGCTGTCCGACGACGGTGAAGAAGGCGATCGGCACGATCCTCGCCGCCTCCGGCAGCCACGCGCGTTTCGTCCGCTCCATCCCGCAAGCCTAGGGCTTGCCGAGGCGTCGGCCACAGCATCCAAAGTCTCTCGTCGGCGCAACTTTGGAGAGCCGGAAGTTGCTACCTCTGCCCCTCGCGCGTACCCGGCCGGCCAGCGTGTGATGAAGCCATGATCACGATCCAGAATCTGACCAAGCGCTACGGCGACGTCCTCGCCGTCGACGACATCTCGTTCACCGTCTCCCCCGGCAACGTCTGCGGCTTCTTGGGCCCCAACGGCGCCGGCAAGTCCACGACGATGCGCTGCCTCGTCGGCCTGGCGGAACCGACCGGCGGCACCGCCCTGGTCCTCGGCCAGCGCTACCACGACCTCACCGCTCCCGCGGCCCAGGTGGGCACCATGCTCGACGCGTCCGCCCTGCACCCCGGCCGCACCGGCCTCGAGATCCTCACCCAGGGCGCCATCGTCCTCGGCCTCCCCCGCACCCGGGTCCGCGAGGTGCTCGACCTCGTCGGCCTCACGGCCAAGGAGGCGAAGCGCCGCGTCGGGAAGTACTCGCTCGGCATGCGCCAGCGGCTGGGCATCGCCCACGCGCTCCTCGGGTCCCCGTCGGTCCTCGTCCTCGACGAGCCGGCCAACGGCCTCGATCCCGCCGGCATCCGCTGGATGCGCGGCCTGCTGCGCGACTTCGCCACCCGGGGCGGCACCGTCCTGCTCAGTTCCCACCTCCTCCACGAGGTCCAGCAGATCGCCGACGAGCTGGTCATGATCGGCCAGGGCCGCATCGTCGCCCACGGCACCCTGGCCGAACTGCTCGCCTCCGGCGACGATCTCGAGGAGATGTTCATCACCCGCACCGCAACCACGTCCCGTGAAGGAGCACTGTCATGACCACCGCACCCCTCGACCGCACCCACACCCAGTTCCGACGGGGCGAGGCCGCGCCCCTGCGCTTCCGCAACGTCCTCGTCGTGGAGTTCCGGAAGTTCCTGGCCACGCGCTCCAACCAGACGTTGGCGCTGCTCACGCTCAGTTCCGCGCTGCTCGTGGCGGGGCTCATCGCCGCCTTCTACGACTCCCTCTTCGAAAGCGCGGCGAACCACTGGCTGGTGAGCGCCTTCCTCATCCGCATGCCGGTGCAGTACCTGTTCGCGCCGCTGATCGTGCTGCTCACCACGTCCGAGTGGGGCACCCGGTCCGTGATGACCACGTTCACCCTGGTCCCGCGACGAGGGTTGGTCATCGCCGCCAAGGCCATAGTCACCGCGGTGGCGACACTGCTGGTCTGGGGCCTGGCCTCCGCACTCGGTATCGCGTCCACCTACCTGGGTCGCGATGTGGCTGGTATGAACACTGCCGGCATGTGGATTCCGGCGAAGGACGTCCTC containing:
- a CDS encoding DUF6320 domain-containing protein gives rise to the protein MRLCASCGGQVAGEWAECPLCRVELDPVEARLASREIFPAPPLRFDRRQVWAAVVALSVLVLIVSFAAPALVPGLVAPVRTVWLSVAVVWLVVIAAVQRRRNVGSLVGWLVLLLSVAAVVWNQYDGPDFWATTWVIPAICTAANLALGVIVWIVRLDPQEHLAKALLVGLIGLVPGLFVLFGWVATPLPALICVGFSLLVVSLILIIRPRQLGSALRRRLHL
- a CDS encoding response regulator encodes the protein MHTIRLVIIDDDALVRAGLGMLLGGGRSGFEIVGEGADGADAVPLVEAHRPDIVLMDIRMPRVDGVAATRQVLALPDPPKVIVLTTFSSDDLVVEALRAGAHGFLLKDTAPPEMVEAIRRAADGERALSPQVVSAVIAAATSHPGDERTRRARAELDGLSERELEVAVELGRGLSNAEIATKLYQSVATVKATVTRILAKLGCTNRTQVALLVHDADLVD
- a CDS encoding sensor histidine kinase; this translates as MERTKRAWLPEAARIVPIAFFTVVGQLLPLGLEGRYWALVANAVALVLGLVAMRWRRRHPVTLTVALSLLMLPFPSLWLVSGWAYLSLATHLRTRATVLVGLLDVVCFTLGTVVESELPTPSDVAGAVVLSGISVVALGALGSYLGSRRREEAAIQARLELAERQQRLERENAKAEERNRIAREMHDVLAHKITLISLHAGALAYRDDLAPDEVRQAGETIRASAHDALAELRMILGQLRQTDGGAPAKPQPTLADLPALVEGHREAGHQVVLDDRLEAEPLQTVSRHAYRIAQEALTNAARHAPGTPVEIVIAGGPEMGLSLRISNPLSLVAATSPGAGLGLVGLEERVDLAGGHMTAGEVDGHFVVDAWLAWAPA
- a CDS encoding ABC transporter ATP-binding protein; this translates as MITIQNLTKRYGDVLAVDDISFTVSPGNVCGFLGPNGAGKSTTMRCLVGLAEPTGGTALVLGQRYHDLTAPAAQVGTMLDASALHPGRTGLEILTQGAIVLGLPRTRVREVLDLVGLTAKEAKRRVGKYSLGMRQRLGIAHALLGSPSVLVLDEPANGLDPAGIRWMRGLLRDFATRGGTVLLSSHLLHEVQQIADELVMIGQGRIVAHGTLAELLASGDDLEEMFITRTATTSREGALS